From a single Candidatus Brevundimonas phytovorans genomic region:
- a CDS encoding Lrp/AsnC ligand binding domain-containing protein: protein MQTLDDTDRRLLRVLQTDGRISNAELARRCNLSPAACFERVKRLKDRKVITGYAALIDPASADRALLIFIEVLLDRTTGDIFDAFADAVRRQPEVLECHMVAGGFDYLIKARVADMDAYRVFLGDILVRMPGVRETRTYAVLEEVKSTTVLPL, encoded by the coding sequence ATGCAAACTCTGGACGACACAGACCGCCGTCTGCTGCGCGTGCTGCAGACCGACGGCCGCATCTCCAACGCGGAACTGGCCCGAAGGTGCAATCTGTCGCCCGCCGCCTGCTTCGAGCGGGTCAAGCGGCTGAAGGACAGGAAGGTCATCACCGGCTACGCCGCCCTGATCGACCCAGCCAGCGCTGACCGCGCCCTGCTGATCTTCATCGAGGTGCTGCTGGACCGGACCACGGGCGACATCTTCGACGCCTTCGCCGACGCCGTGCGGCGTCAGCCCGAGGTGCTGGAGTGCCACATGGTCGCCGGCGGCTTCGACTATCTGATCAAGGCGCGGGTGGCCGACATGGACGCCTATCGCGTCTTCCTCGGCGACATCCTGGTGCGGATGCCGGGCGTGCGCGAGACGCGAACCTACGCCGTTCTCGAAGAGGTGAAGTCGACGACGGTCCTGCCGCTTTAA
- a CDS encoding glycosyltransferase family 1 protein yields MRIVLVTDAWEPQVNGVVRTLTRTVAECRAMGHEVEVIEPSQFKTIPCPTYPEIRLALGAEEEIRERLRAFEPEAVHIATEGPLGIATRRICVEWKLPFTTSYHTKFPEYVSARFPIPVQVGYAYMKWFHKPSGRLMVATPTLRDELVEHGFRNVSPWTRGVDTDLFRPDLEPIYKEMGGDAWPRPFFLNVGRVAVEKNIEAFLELDLPGTKIIVGDGPARAELEEKYPEAKFLGARFGEDLARCFADADVFVFPSWTDTFGLVILEAMGAGTPVAAYPAHGPIDIIPGSNAGAIDDDLKTACLEALKLDRKDVRAYAEKFSWRASAEQFVENLQPYPEPARGRFWRRLRRIARLRRRAAA; encoded by the coding sequence ATGCGCATTGTTCTGGTCACCGACGCCTGGGAACCCCAGGTCAACGGCGTCGTCCGCACCCTGACCCGCACCGTGGCCGAGTGCCGCGCCATGGGCCATGAGGTCGAGGTCATCGAACCCAGCCAGTTCAAGACCATCCCCTGCCCCACCTATCCCGAGATCCGGCTGGCCCTGGGCGCCGAGGAAGAGATTCGCGAACGCCTGCGCGCCTTCGAGCCGGAGGCGGTCCATATCGCCACCGAAGGGCCGCTGGGCATCGCCACGCGTCGCATCTGCGTGGAGTGGAAGCTGCCGTTCACGACCAGCTATCACACCAAGTTCCCGGAATATGTCTCGGCCCGGTTCCCGATCCCGGTCCAGGTCGGCTACGCCTACATGAAGTGGTTCCACAAGCCGTCGGGCCGGCTGATGGTGGCGACGCCCACCCTGCGCGACGAACTGGTCGAGCACGGCTTCCGCAACGTCTCGCCGTGGACGCGCGGCGTGGACACCGACCTGTTCCGCCCCGATCTTGAGCCCATTTACAAGGAGATGGGCGGCGACGCCTGGCCCCGGCCCTTCTTCCTCAACGTCGGCCGTGTCGCAGTCGAGAAGAACATCGAGGCCTTCCTCGAACTGGACCTGCCGGGCACCAAGATCATCGTCGGCGACGGCCCGGCGCGCGCCGAGCTGGAAGAAAAATATCCTGAGGCCAAGTTCCTGGGCGCCCGCTTCGGCGAGGACCTGGCCCGCTGCTTCGCCGACGCCGATGTTTTTGTCTTCCCCAGCTGGACCGACACCTTCGGCCTGGTGATCCTGGAGGCCATGGGCGCGGGCACCCCGGTCGCCGCCTATCCGGCGCACGGCCCCATCGACATCATCCCCGGTTCAAACGCCGGCGCCATCGACGACGACCTGAAGACCGCCTGCCTGGAAGCCCTGAAGCTGGATCGCAAGGATGTGCGCGCCTACGCCGAGAAGTTCAGCTGGCGCGCCTCGGCCGAGCAGTTCGTCGAGAACCTGCAGCCCTATCCCGAACCCGCGCGCGGCCGCTTCTGGCGCCGCCTGCGCCGCATCGCCCGGCTGAGGCGCAGGGCGGCGGCCTGA
- a CDS encoding substrate-binding domain-containing protein translates to MIRSLKLTACASALLALAACGDNEGGAPGSQKARAGIWAAGSSTVFPFATRVAENFARTSGGTAAPRIESLGTGGGIQAFCAGVGPSTPDIANASRPMKQSEFDRCVANGVTDIVEIKIGFDGIVIATARTGNSFNFELNDLYEGLAKEVPGPNGTFIANPAKTWNEVNKGLPNQRIQVYGPPPTSGTRDAFLELGMAPGGKLIPAVAAFKDDKTKFETLTHTLREDGAWVDSGENDNAIVQTLTRTPGSLGVFGFSFLEQNMDTVKAETIDGVAPSVETIADGSYPLARSLYIYVKKAHVGVTPGLEQFVQEFMSEGSAGRGGYLQDRGLVPLPADQLTAERAKAAAMTSMARPN, encoded by the coding sequence ATGATCCGTTCCCTGAAACTCACCGCCTGCGCTTCCGCCCTGCTCGCCTTGGCGGCCTGCGGCGACAATGAGGGCGGCGCCCCCGGCAGCCAGAAGGCCCGCGCGGGCATCTGGGCCGCTGGGTCCTCGACCGTCTTCCCCTTCGCCACCCGCGTGGCCGAGAACTTCGCCCGCACCTCGGGCGGCACGGCGGCGCCGCGCATCGAGTCGCTGGGCACCGGCGGCGGCATTCAGGCCTTCTGCGCCGGCGTCGGTCCCTCGACCCCCGATATCGCCAACGCCTCGCGCCCGATGAAGCAGAGCGAGTTCGACCGCTGCGTCGCCAACGGCGTCACCGACATCGTCGAGATCAAGATCGGCTTCGACGGCATCGTCATCGCCACGGCTCGCACCGGCAACAGCTTCAACTTCGAGCTGAACGACCTCTACGAAGGCCTGGCCAAGGAGGTCCCCGGCCCGAACGGGACCTTCATCGCCAACCCGGCCAAGACGTGGAACGAGGTCAACAAGGGCCTGCCGAACCAGCGCATCCAGGTCTACGGCCCGCCGCCCACCTCGGGCACGCGCGACGCCTTCCTCGAACTGGGCATGGCGCCCGGCGGCAAGCTGATCCCCGCCGTCGCCGCCTTCAAGGACGACAAGACCAAGTTTGAGACTCTGACCCATACCCTGCGTGAAGACGGCGCCTGGGTCGACTCGGGCGAGAACGACAACGCCATCGTCCAGACCCTGACCCGCACCCCCGGCTCGCTGGGCGTGTTCGGCTTCTCCTTCCTGGAGCAGAACATGGACACGGTGAAGGCCGAGACCATCGACGGCGTCGCCCCCTCGGTCGAAACCATCGCCGACGGCAGCTACCCCCTGGCCCGCAGCCTCTACATCTACGTCAAGAAGGCCCATGTGGGCGTGACGCCGGGGCTGGAGCAGTTCGTGCAGGAGTTCATGTCCGAAGGCTCCGCCGGTCGCGGCGGCTATCTGCAGGACCGCGGCCTGGTGCCGCTGCCCGCCGACCAGCTGACCGCCGAACGCGCCAAGGCCGCCGCCATGACCTCGATGGCCCGCCCGAACTAA
- the phnE gene encoding phosphonate ABC transporter, permease protein PhnE encodes MDVLVWGGVIAVLLYSIDAVDLGNISRLFSGNESTALFVHDLMRPDFSQWRMFVGKMWETVQIALWGTFLAVLFGIPLGLAAARNMAPQWVVTPVRWIMNLLRSVPDLVIGLLFVTAVGLGPLAGVLAITLNTAGVLAKLFSEAVESIDKGPVEGVRATGASKLHEIVWGVIPQVAPLWTSFALYRFESNSRSATVLGLIGAGGIGQVLFDSMNAFDFRAVSAIVIIVVIAVTLIDSLSQIMRKRLL; translated from the coding sequence ATGGACGTCCTGGTCTGGGGCGGCGTGATCGCCGTCCTGCTTTACAGCATCGACGCCGTCGACCTGGGCAATATCTCGCGTCTGTTCTCGGGCAACGAGAGCACCGCCCTGTTCGTCCATGATCTGATGCGCCCGGACTTCTCCCAGTGGAGGATGTTCGTCGGCAAGATGTGGGAGACGGTCCAGATCGCCCTGTGGGGCACCTTCCTGGCCGTGCTGTTCGGCATTCCCCTGGGTCTGGCCGCCGCCCGCAACATGGCCCCCCAGTGGGTCGTGACCCCGGTGCGCTGGATCATGAACCTGCTGCGTTCGGTGCCTGATCTGGTCATTGGCCTGCTGTTCGTCACCGCCGTGGGTCTCGGCCCCCTGGCCGGCGTGCTCGCCATCACCCTGAACACGGCCGGCGTTCTGGCCAAGCTGTTCTCGGAAGCGGTCGAGTCGATCGACAAGGGTCCGGTCGAGGGTGTGCGCGCCACCGGCGCCTCCAAGCTGCACGAAATCGTCTGGGGGGTGATCCCTCAGGTGGCGCCGCTGTGGACCTCGTTCGCCCTCTATCGTTTCGAGTCCAACAGCCGTTCGGCCACGGTCCTCGGCCTGATCGGCGCCGGCGGCATCGGTCAGGTGCTGTTCGACAGCATGAACGCCTTCGACTTCCGCGCCGTCTCGGCCATCGTCATCATCGTGGTCATCGCCGTGACCCTGATCGACAGCCTGTCGCAGATCATGCGCAAGCGCCTGCTCTAG
- the phnD gene encoding phosphate/phosphite/phosphonate ABC transporter substrate-binding protein, which produces MTRTAITRRLLGVAAVSLSLGLAACGKGEEKAPGAAPTEITFSILSAEGQASSGPLWQPLLDDMSKSIGVTVKPYFGSNYTVLVEAMRGNHTQVGWFSAKPEVEAIDRAKAEVIARTVNREGLDSYQSTLIVKKGSGITLDKVLACGKQYNFGIGDAQSTSGTLAPMTFLFNARGVVPSQCFKTVRSANHQANAFGVATGVIDVATSNSVNTIFIRRENPQLADQIEEIWTSPPIPESGIVVREDLDPALKEKIRSFFLTYGQGEGPEAERQRKVLAGLEYSRFAAADDSYLNPIREMIADQKRGEAEAKGDKAGAAAATAELQRLRSLREVQP; this is translated from the coding sequence ATGACCCGCACCGCCATCACCCGCCGCCTGCTCGGCGTCGCCGCCGTCAGCCTGAGCCTGGGCCTCGCCGCCTGCGGCAAGGGCGAGGAAAAGGCTCCGGGCGCCGCCCCGACCGAGATCACCTTCTCCATCCTGTCGGCCGAAGGCCAGGCCTCGTCCGGCCCCCTGTGGCAGCCGCTGCTGGACGACATGTCCAAGTCGATCGGCGTGACGGTGAAGCCCTACTTCGGGTCCAACTACACCGTGCTGGTCGAGGCCATGCGCGGCAACCACACCCAGGTGGGCTGGTTCTCGGCCAAGCCTGAGGTCGAGGCCATCGACCGCGCCAAGGCCGAGGTCATCGCCCGCACGGTCAACCGCGAGGGCCTGGACAGCTATCAGTCGACCCTGATCGTCAAGAAGGGTTCGGGCATTACGCTCGACAAGGTGCTGGCCTGTGGCAAGCAGTATAATTTCGGCATCGGCGACGCCCAGTCGACCTCGGGCACGCTCGCGCCCATGACCTTCCTGTTCAACGCCCGCGGCGTCGTGCCGTCGCAGTGCTTCAAGACGGTGCGCTCGGCCAACCATCAGGCCAACGCCTTCGGCGTGGCCACGGGCGTGATCGACGTCGCCACCTCGAACAGCGTCAACACCATCTTCATCCGCCGCGAAAACCCGCAGTTGGCCGATCAGATCGAGGAGATCTGGACCTCCCCGCCGATCCCCGAGAGCGGCATCGTCGTGCGCGAGGATCTGGACCCGGCGCTGAAGGAAAAGATCCGCAGCTTCTTCCTGACCTATGGTCAGGGCGAGGGCCCGGAAGCCGAGCGTCAGCGCAAGGTTCTGGCCGGTCTGGAATATTCGCGCTTCGCCGCCGCCGACGACAGCTACCTGAACCCGATCCGCGAAATGATCGCCGACCAGAAGCGCGGCGAAGCCGAAGCCAAGGGCGACAAGGCCGGCGCCGCCGCCGCGACCGCCGAGCTTCAGCGCCTTCGCAGCCTGCGTGAGGTCCAGCCTTGA
- the phnC gene encoding phosphonate ABC transporter ATP-binding protein — translation MNPSTAAVASVRDVSKTYGARKALDGVSVEVAAGEMVALIGPSGSGKSTLLRSITGMHPIDPGQGTIQVFGETVQQNGRITGAVRRARGKLGMIFQQFNLVGRLSLFSNVMLGALGRLPGWRGLFGVWPRVDRERAMAALHRVGVSDYAAQRANTLSGGQQQRGAIARAIVQGAQAILADEPVASLDPVSARKVMELLVELNKRDGMGVIVTLHQVDYAIRYCNRVIALQKGKVVYDGPSTGLDSKRLIEIYGPEYEDAFWEAKA, via the coding sequence ATGAATCCTTCAACCGCCGCCGTCGCGTCCGTACGGGATGTGTCAAAGACCTACGGAGCCCGAAAGGCGCTCGACGGCGTGTCCGTCGAAGTGGCCGCCGGCGAGATGGTCGCCCTGATCGGTCCTTCCGGATCGGGCAAGTCCACCCTGCTGCGCTCCATCACCGGAATGCACCCCATCGACCCCGGCCAGGGGACGATTCAGGTGTTCGGCGAGACCGTTCAGCAGAACGGCCGCATCACCGGCGCTGTGCGTCGTGCGCGCGGCAAGCTGGGCATGATCTTCCAGCAGTTCAATCTGGTGGGGCGTCTGTCGCTCTTTTCCAACGTCATGCTGGGCGCCCTCGGGCGTCTGCCCGGCTGGCGCGGCCTGTTCGGCGTCTGGCCCAGGGTCGACCGCGAGCGGGCCATGGCGGCGCTTCACCGCGTCGGCGTGTCCGACTACGCCGCCCAGCGGGCCAACACCCTGTCGGGCGGCCAGCAGCAACGCGGCGCCATCGCCCGCGCCATCGTCCAGGGAGCGCAAGCCATCCTGGCCGACGAGCCGGTCGCCTCGCTGGACCCGGTCTCGGCCCGCAAGGTCATGGAACTGCTGGTCGAGCTGAACAAGCGCGACGGCATGGGCGTGATCGTCACCCTGCACCAGGTCGACTACGCCATCCGCTACTGCAACCGCGTCATCGCCCTGCAAAAGGGCAAGGTGGTCTATGACGGCCCCTCGACCGGTCTGGACTCCAAGCGCCTGATTGAAATCTACGGTCCTGAGTATGAGGACGCGTTCTGGGAAGCCAAGGCATGA
- a CDS encoding type III PLP-dependent enzyme, protein MRTYQLPLDLVRERSPERPVALVRPRSVSVAARWFQDNLKADVFYAVKANPSRWVIETLVEQGVNAFDVASLAEIELVRSVSPNARLAFMHPVKSRGAIRAAYADHGVRTFVLDSHDELQKIIEATDNADDLNLVVRMAVSADGAAYSLSGKFGVSPDQAPGLLLAVRQAVQDGLMGVSFHVGSQCMRPSAYEAAMSQVGRAIKKAGVFVDIVDVGGGFPSVYPGMVPPDLSEYADAIHRGFNEMPVSETTELWCEPGRALVAESSSVLCRVDLRKGDALYLNDGSYGSLFDATHSRWPFPTKLVRDADASSELKPFRFYGPTCDSIDHMPGPFWLPADVQEGDFIEIGMLGAYGVAMTTGFNGYGEHEIAVVEDAPMGSMYGLAPRSIPTVRTTAEETARKIVRLSRPKGKAGVRKRKR, encoded by the coding sequence TTGCGCACGTACCAACTTCCCCTGGACCTGGTCCGTGAGCGGTCCCCTGAACGTCCCGTCGCCCTCGTGCGACCGCGTTCGGTTTCCGTAGCGGCGCGCTGGTTCCAGGACAATTTAAAAGCCGACGTCTTCTATGCAGTGAAGGCGAACCCATCGCGCTGGGTCATCGAGACCCTGGTCGAGCAGGGCGTCAACGCGTTTGACGTCGCCTCGCTGGCCGAGATCGAGCTGGTTCGCTCGGTCAGCCCGAACGCGCGTCTGGCCTTCATGCACCCGGTCAAGAGCCGGGGCGCGATCCGTGCGGCCTACGCCGATCACGGCGTGCGCACCTTCGTGCTCGACAGCCATGACGAGTTGCAGAAGATCATCGAGGCGACCGACAATGCCGACGACCTGAACCTGGTCGTGCGCATGGCCGTCTCGGCGGACGGCGCGGCCTATTCCCTGTCGGGCAAGTTCGGCGTCTCGCCGGATCAGGCCCCCGGCCTGCTGCTGGCCGTGCGCCAGGCGGTTCAGGACGGCCTGATGGGCGTGTCGTTCCATGTCGGGTCGCAGTGCATGCGCCCGTCGGCCTATGAAGCGGCGATGAGCCAAGTCGGTCGCGCCATCAAGAAGGCGGGCGTCTTCGTCGACATCGTCGATGTCGGCGGCGGCTTCCCTTCGGTCTATCCGGGCATGGTCCCGCCGGACCTGAGCGAATACGCCGACGCCATCCATCGCGGCTTCAACGAGATGCCGGTGTCCGAAACGACCGAGCTGTGGTGCGAACCCGGCCGGGCGCTGGTCGCCGAATCGTCGTCGGTGCTGTGCCGCGTGGACCTGCGCAAGGGTGATGCTCTTTATCTGAACGACGGGTCCTATGGCTCGCTGTTCGACGCCACCCACTCGCGCTGGCCCTTCCCGACCAAGCTGGTTCGGGATGCGGACGCTTCGTCGGAGCTGAAGCCCTTTCGCTTCTACGGCCCGACCTGCGACAGCATCGACCACATGCCGGGCCCCTTCTGGCTGCCGGCCGATGTGCAGGAAGGCGACTTCATCGAAATCGGCATGCTCGGCGCCTATGGCGTGGCCATGACGACCGGCTTCAACGGCTATGGCGAACACGAGATCGCCGTGGTCGAGGACGCCCCGATGGGCTCGATGTACGGCCTGGCCCCGCGTTCCATCCCGACCGTGCGCACCACGGCGGAAGAGACCGCGCGCAAGATCGTTCGCCTGTCGCGCCCCAAGGGCAAGGCCGGCGTGCGCAAGCGCAAGCGCTGA
- a CDS encoding deoxyhypusine synthase, with protein sequence MNAPVQSNQKAALLQNTVEHVDMTSFDARPIIDSMRKMSFSSRDTARAADIFSMAIEDKDCSPWLILAGSTSAGGCMHVYRDMVKFGMVDAIVATGASIVDMDFFEALGFKHYQAAGEVDDNVLRDNYIDRIYDTYIDEEELQACDHTILEIANRLEPRGYSSREFIWEMGKWLSEGNAKKPGSLIQTAYEEGVPIFCPAFVDSSAGFGLVKHQKERAAAGLPYLMLDAIADFRELTDIKIAAGVTGLFMVGGGVPKNFAQDTVVCAEILGVEAEMHRYAVQITVADVRDGACSSSTLKEAASWGKVQTTHEQMVFAEATTVVPLIGSDAYHRGAWKTREKRRWNKLFGK encoded by the coding sequence ATGAACGCTCCCGTTCAGTCGAACCAGAAGGCTGCGCTGCTGCAGAACACCGTCGAGCACGTCGACATGACCAGCTTCGACGCGCGCCCGATCATCGACAGCATGCGCAAGATGTCCTTCAGCTCGCGCGACACGGCCCGCGCCGCCGACATCTTCTCCATGGCCATCGAGGACAAGGACTGCTCGCCCTGGCTGATCCTGGCCGGCTCGACCTCGGCGGGCGGCTGCATGCATGTTTATCGTGACATGGTGAAGTTCGGCATGGTCGACGCCATCGTCGCCACCGGCGCCTCGATCGTGGACATGGATTTCTTCGAGGCCCTGGGCTTCAAGCACTATCAGGCCGCCGGCGAGGTGGACGACAACGTCCTGCGCGACAACTACATCGACCGGATCTACGACACCTATATCGACGAGGAAGAGCTCCAGGCCTGCGACCACACCATCCTGGAGATCGCCAACCGTCTGGAGCCGCGGGGCTATTCCAGCCGTGAGTTCATCTGGGAAATGGGCAAGTGGCTGTCCGAGGGTAATGCGAAAAAGCCCGGCTCGCTGATCCAGACCGCCTATGAAGAAGGCGTGCCGATCTTCTGCCCGGCCTTCGTCGACTCATCGGCTGGATTCGGCCTGGTCAAGCACCAGAAAGAGCGCGCCGCCGCCGGCCTGCCCTATCTGATGCTGGACGCCATCGCCGACTTCCGCGAACTGACCGACATCAAGATCGCCGCCGGCGTGACCGGCCTCTTCATGGTCGGCGGCGGCGTGCCCAAGAACTTCGCCCAGGACACCGTGGTCTGCGCCGAGATCCTGGGCGTCGAGGCCGAGATGCACCGCTATGCGGTCCAGATCACCGTCGCCGACGTCCGCGACGGCGCCTGCTCGTCCTCGACGCTGAAAGAAGCCGCCTCCTGGGGCAAGGTTCAGACCACCCACGAACAGATGGTCTTCGCCGAGGCCACGACCGTCGTGCCGCTGATCGGCTCCGACGCCTATCACCGGGGCGCCTGGAAGACCCGCGAGAAGCGCCGCTGGAACAAGCTGTTCGGGAAGTAA